The Thunnus albacares chromosome 21, fThuAlb1.1, whole genome shotgun sequence genome window below encodes:
- the bco1 gene encoding beta,beta-carotene 15,15'-dioxygenase: MATDFSKNAEERPEPLQAEVKGSIPSWLQGTLLRNGPGIFSVGDTSYDHWFDGMAIMHSFAFKDGEVTHRSRFLRSDTYKANMAANRIVVSEMGTMAYPDPSKNFIFKAITFLNHTVPDFTDNGASNFIKYGNDYFATSETNYIRKIDPVTLETQDKVDYMKYLPVNLVSSHPHYDKEGNTYNMGTSIAEKGKTKYMLFKVPAAAAAAASEKDKGKDVPALKNVEVICTVPCRSLLTPSYYHSFGMTENYFIFIEQPFKLDILKMATAYMRGVNWASCLKFSPEENTLIHLIDRNTGKEVETKYYTGAMVVYHHVNAFEDNGHVIFDVIAYNDTSLYEMFYLSKLKENTTSHDDSYSKPGYRRFALPVQSDKGVAVGEDLVKLKYTTASAVKEKEGKLMCQAEVLYEGFELPRINYDFNGKKHRFVYGSCVEESALSKQIGKFDTETKEMVYWSEDNCWPSEPMFIPRPNAESEDDGVVLTSVINSNPDQSSFILVLDGKTFKEVARACVNTTLHKDMHGFFIPHGN, from the exons ATGGCCACAGACTTTTCCAAGAACGCAGAGGAGAGGCCAGAGCCTTTACAGGCAGAAGTGAAAG GAAGTATTCCCAGCTGGCTGCAAGGTACACTCTTGCGCAATGGCCCTGGCATCTTTTCTGTGGGAGACACCAGCTACGACCACTGGTTTGATGGGATGGCAATCATGCACAGCTTCGCCTTTAAAGACG gtGAAGTGACCCACAGAAGCAGATTCCTCAGAAGTGACACCTACAAAGCAAACATGGCTGCAAACAGAATTGTTGTGTCTGAAATGGGAACAATGGCCTATCCAGACCCAAGCAAGAACTTCATCTTCAA GGCAATTACCTTTCTCAACCACACAGTACCTGACTTCACGGACAATGGTGCAAGCAATTTCATCAAATATGGGAATGATTATTTTGCCACCTCTGAAACCAACTACATCCGCAAGATTGATCCTGTGACCCTGGAAACCCAGGATAAG GTGGACTACATGAAGTACCTGCCTGTAAACCTGGTTTCATCCCATCCACACTACGACAAGGAGGGCAACACCTACAACATGGGGACTTCAATAGCAGAAAAGGGCAAGACAAAATACATGCTGTTCAaagtccctgctgctgctgctgctgctgcttcagagAAAG ACAAAGGCAAGGATGTCCCTGCGCTGAAGAATGTGGAGGTGATCTGCACGGTTCCCTGCCGCTCCCTCCTCACGCCGAGCTACTACCACAGCTTCGGCATGACGGAGAACTACTTCATCTTCATTGAGCAGCCTTTCAAACTGGACATCCTCAAGATGGCCACTGCATATATGAGGGGAGTCAACTGGGCAAGCTGCTTGAAGTTCAGCCCCGAGGAAAAT ACTCTGATCCATCTGATAGACAGAAATACTGGCAAAGAGGTAGAGACTAAGTACTACACTGGAGCAATGGTTGTCTACCATCACGTGAACGCTTTTGAGGACAACGGTCATGTCATCTTCGATGTCATCGCCTATAATGATACCAGCCTTTATGAAATGTTCTACCTGAGTAAGCTGAAGGAAAATACCACATCACACGACGATAGCTACTCAAAACCAGGCTATAGGAGATTTGCACTTCCCGTCCAGTCAGACAAG GGCGTTGCAGTTGGAGAGGATCTGGTGAAACTCAAATACACAACAGCCAGCGctgtgaaggagaaagaagGCAAACTAATGTGCCAGGCAGAGGTGCTTTATGAAG ggTTTGAATTACCCAGAATAAATTATGACTTCAATGGCAAGAAGCACCGGTTTGTCTACGGGAGCTGTGTCGAGGAATCTGCACTTTCAAAACAG atTGGGAAGTTCGACACAGAAACCAAGGAAATGGTTTACTGGAGTGAGGACAACTGCTGGCCGTCAGAGCCGATGTTCATCCCCAGACCGAATGCAGAGTCAGAGGATGATG GTGTGGTCTTAACATCAGTTATCAACTCCAATCCAGACCAGTCTAGTTTTATTCTGGTTCTTGATGGCAAAACATTCAAGGAGGTAGCTCGCGCATGTGTGAACACCACACTCCACAAGGACATGCATGGATTTTTCATCCCACATGGAAATTAG
- the LOC122972416 gene encoding TLC domain-containing protein 4-B-like — MDPFSQLILTISVTSFLTFQWLFHKVSPWISIRISPGFLGLSDKQKVEWNSRTVSTFHALLVGIFCLYILLFDDHVNEDPVWGDPTLVKTNVAITTGYLISDLLLIFYYWKAIGDKFFVIHHLAALYAYYYVLGQGMLPYFANFRLLAEFSTPCVNQRWFFEVLGYPKSSRPNMANGVAMALVFFVVRIAVMPGYYSRMYAVYGTEAFYLVPWGGRFAWICSSICLDIMNIMWMHKIARGCYRVLRSARRSKASTPQENGKSD, encoded by the exons ATGGACCCATTCAGCCAGCTTATCCTCACCATCTCGGTGACCAGTTTCCTCACCTTCCAGTGGCTCTTCCACAAAGTCAGCCCCTGGATATCGATACGCATCAGCCCGGGCTTCCTCGGCCTCAGCGACAAGCAGAAGGTGGAATGGAACTCAAG GACAGTGTCAACATTTCACGCACTGTTGGTGGGAATCTTCTGTCTCTACATTCTGCTCTTTGATGATCACGTCAATGAAGACCCAGTCTG GGGAGATCCTACACTGGTGAAGACTAATGTTGCCATTACAACAGGCTACCTCATATCCG ATCTGCTGCTAATATTTTACTACTGGAAGGCGATAGGCGACAAGTTTTTTGTAATTCACCATCTGGCAGCGTTGTATGCTTACTACTATGTACTG GGCCAAGGAATGTTGCCTTATTTTGCTAACTTCCGTCTGCTTGCTGAGTTTTCTACTCCATGTGTGAACCAGCG CTGGTTCTTTGAGGTACTAGGCTATCCCAAGTCCTCCCGGCCCAACATGGCGAATGGTGTCGCCATGGCTTTAGTCTTTTTTGTGGTCCGCATCGCCGTCATGCCAGGCTACTACAGTCGTATGTATGCGGTCTACGGCACTGAGGCCTTCTACCTGGTGCCCTGGGGTGGCCGTTTTGCCTGGATCTGCTCCAGTATCTGCTTGGACATCATGAACATTATGTGGATGCATAAGATTGCCCGCGGCTGCTACAGGGTGCTGCGCTCAGCACGCCGGAGTAAAGCCAGCACACCTCAGGAGAATGGGAAGTCGGATTAA